In Pseudomonas sp. GCEP-101, one DNA window encodes the following:
- the glnA gene encoding glutamate--ammonia ligase, giving the protein MSYKSQQLIKDHDVKWVDLRFTDTKGKQQHVTMPARDALDDEFFEAGKMFDGSSIAGWKGIEASDMILLPDDSTAVLDPFTEEPTLIIVCDIIEPSTMQGYERDPRNIAKRAEEYLKSTGIGDTVFVGPEPEFFIFDEVKFKSDISGSMFKIFSEQASWNTDADIETGNKGHRPGVKGGYFPVPPVDHDHEIRTAMCNALEEMGLTVEVHHHEVATAGQNEIGVKFNTLVAKADEVQTLKYCIHNVADAYGKTVTFMPKPLYGDNGSGMHVHMSISKDGKNTFAGEGYAGLSDTALYFIGGIIKHGKALNGFTNPATNSYKRLVPGFEAPVMLAYSARNRSASIRIPYVSSPKARRIEARFPDPAANPYLCFAALLMAGLDGIQNKIHPGDAADKNLYDLPPEEAKEIPQVCGSLKEALEELDKGRAFLTKGGVFTDEFIDAYIELKSEEEIKVRTFVHPLEYDLYYSV; this is encoded by the coding sequence ATGTCGTACAAGTCGCAACAACTGATCAAAGATCATGACGTGAAGTGGGTTGACCTGCGCTTCACCGATACCAAAGGCAAGCAGCAGCACGTCACCATGCCCGCCCGCGACGCCCTGGACGATGAATTCTTCGAAGCCGGCAAGATGTTCGACGGTTCCTCCATCGCCGGTTGGAAAGGAATCGAAGCCTCCGACATGATCCTGCTCCCGGACGACAGCACCGCCGTGCTGGACCCGTTCACCGAAGAGCCGACCCTGATCATCGTCTGCGACATCATCGAGCCGAGCACCATGCAAGGCTACGAGCGCGACCCGCGCAACATCGCCAAGCGCGCCGAGGAATACCTGAAGTCCACCGGTATCGGTGACACCGTATTCGTTGGCCCGGAGCCGGAGTTCTTCATCTTCGACGAAGTGAAGTTCAAGTCCGACATCTCCGGCTCGATGTTCAAGATCTTCTCCGAGCAGGCTTCCTGGAACACCGACGCCGACATCGAGACCGGCAACAAAGGCCACCGTCCCGGCGTCAAGGGCGGCTACTTCCCGGTACCGCCGGTCGACCACGACCACGAAATCCGTACCGCCATGTGTAACGCCCTGGAAGAAATGGGCCTGACCGTGGAAGTGCACCACCACGAAGTGGCCACCGCCGGCCAGAACGAGATCGGTGTGAAGTTCAACACCCTCGTTGCCAAGGCTGACGAAGTGCAGACCCTGAAGTACTGCATCCACAACGTGGCTGACGCCTACGGCAAGACCGTGACCTTCATGCCGAAGCCGCTGTACGGCGACAACGGCTCGGGCATGCACGTGCACATGTCCATCTCCAAGGATGGCAAGAACACCTTCGCTGGCGAAGGCTATGCCGGCCTGTCCGACACCGCCCTGTACTTCATCGGCGGCATCATCAAGCACGGCAAGGCCCTGAACGGCTTCACCAACCCGGCCACCAACTCCTACAAGCGTCTGGTTCCGGGCTTCGAAGCCCCGGTCATGCTGGCCTACTCGGCTCGCAACCGTTCCGCCTCGATCCGTATCCCGTACGTTTCCAGCCCGAAAGCCCGCCGTATCGAAGCGCGCTTCCCGGACCCGGCTGCCAACCCCTACCTGTGCTTCGCTGCACTGCTGATGGCGGGCCTGGACGGCATCCAGAACAAGATTCACCCCGGCGATGCCGCCGACAAGAACCTGTACGACCTGCCGCCGGAAGAGGCGAAGGAAATCCCGCAGGTGTGCGGCAGCCTGAAAGAGGCGCTGGAAGAACTCGACAAGGGCCGCGCGTTCCTGACCAAGGGCGGCGTGTTCACCGACGAGTTCATCGATGCCTACATCGAGCTGAAGTCGGAAGAAGAAATCAAGGTGCGCACCTTCGTGCACCCGCTGGAATACGACCTGTACTACAGCGTCTGA